Proteins from a genomic interval of Macrobrachium nipponense isolate FS-2020 chromosome 33, ASM1510439v2, whole genome shotgun sequence:
- the LOC135202793 gene encoding integumentary mucin C.1-like: MENGSAIKTSTLWITSETVTPEEVTTTITITTTTSSDVSESSDESESGNNNVATKVSSAVPEPATSPEVITTSPEAETTTTSVRVTEAPEETTNQGCGNNGEVNNSEQKVPVVDNEPMTTTTAAPTTTSTTTAPTTTSTTTAPTTTTTTTSTTTTTTTPAPVFVCPNGWSRFADSCYLVSSVKGSWESGEKYCKNIGGSYVTISSSAEQNYLKSLVRDNTWIGYNDRAKEGTFVWSSGENSSYKAFASGEPNNGGIFSSEDCVEMRKKEGYLWNDEGCSNDN, from the exons ATGGAAAATGGCAGTGCAATTAAAACTAGTACTTTGTGGATCACCTCAGAAACAGTTACACCCGAAGAggttactactactattactattactactactacaagtTCAGATGTATCAGAATCCTCTGATGAATCAGAGTCAGGAAATAATAATGTAGCAACTAAAGTGTCATCTGCTGTCCCTGAACCTGCAACATCTCCAGAAGTAATCACAACTTCTCCTGAAGCAGAAACAACCACAACCAGTGTCAGAGTGACAGAGGCACCTGAAGAAACAACAAATCAAGGCTGTGGTAACAACGGAGAGGTCAACAACTCAGAACAGAAAGTACCAGTTGTTGACAATGAACCTATGACTACTACCACAGCTGCACCCACCACCACAAGTACCACAACTGCACCTACCACTACCAGTACCACAACTGCacctaccactaccactaccacaacttccaccactaccaccaccacaacACCTGCTCCAGTCTTCGTCTGTCCTAATGGATGGTCGAGATTTGCTGACTCCTGCTACCTCGTTTCTTCAGTCAAAGGCTCCTGGGAATCGGGAGAAAAGTATTGCAAGAATATCGGTGGTTCCTACGTCACGATCAGCTCCTCAGCTGAGCAAAACTACCTTAAAA GTCTTGTGCGCGACAACACCTGGATTGGTTACAATGACAGAGCCAAAGAAGGAACCTTTGTTTGGTCTTCAGGGGAAAACTCCAGTTACAAGGC ATTTGCCAGTGGAGAGCCCAACAACGGCGGAATCTTCAGCTCAGAAGACTGTGTCGAGATGCGCAAGAAAGAAGGTTACCTGTGGAACGACGAGGGCTGCTCCAATGATAACTAG